The following coding sequences are from one Poecilia reticulata strain Guanapo linkage group LG18, Guppy_female_1.0+MT, whole genome shotgun sequence window:
- the syt4 gene encoding synaptotagmin-4 — translation MAPMLEDGAQPVAVPVGVAVVSVFGLVFTASAFAWICCQRKNTNKSQKTPPYKFVHMLKGVDIYPESLSGKKKFAAATTSTANDAAKTDVNGNCQTTPMSPGTGGPATTPNGSRSALHLDLEKRDLNGNFTTKPFHHHHQTVRSSPDLELPSPQTGFTQPGAMERRDPPSPSSALSSQAPTPAVDKPQGDEKEGGLGTLHFSLEYQAERKAFIVHIKEAHGLTPTDEQSLTSDPYIKLTLLPEKKHRVKTRVLRKTLDPAFDETFSFYGIPLARVSELALHFMVLSFDRFSRDEVIGETLVPLSGIDLSEGRVLMSREIIKRNVKKSLGRGELLLSLCYQSTTNTLTVVVLKARHLPKTENNGPTDPYVKVNMYQGKKRICKKKTHVKKCSPNPVFNELFVFDLPSEEGLRDTSVELLLMDSDNGSSRNPNTVIGRLVLGTSAAGTAGEHWREICDHPRRQIAKWHTMSEE, via the exons ATGGCTCCAATGCTGGAGGACGGAGCGCAGCCCG TGGCAGTGCCTGTGGGTGTTGCTGTGGTGAGCGTTTTTGGCCTTGTCTTCACTGCATCGGCCTTCGCCTGGATCTGTTGCCAGCGCAAAAACACCAACAAGTCCCAGAAGACGCCCCCTTACAAGTTTGTGCACATGCTCAAAGGCGTCGACATCTACCCCGAGAGCCTGAGCGGCAAAAAGAAGTTTGCGGCAGCCACAACCTCGACAGCTAATGACGCCGCTAAAACAGATGTCAATGGAAACTGCCAAACTACGCCGATGAGCCCCGGCACTGGTGGACCTGCCACAACTCCAAATGGCTCCAGATCAGCCCTGCACCTCGACCTTGAGAAGCGGGATCTGAACGGAAACTTTACCACCAAACCTtttcaccaccaccaccagacGGTGCGCAGCTCCCCAGACCTGGAGCTCCCCTCCCCACAAACAGGGTTCACTCAACCCGGTGCGATGGAGCGGCGCGACCCACCTTCCCCATCCAGCGCCCTGTCGAGCCAGGCACCCACCCCGGCTGTTGATAAGCCTCAGGGGGACGAAAAGGAGGGCGGTCTGGGGACCCTCCACTTCTCTCTCGAGTACCAGGCAGAGAGGAAGGCATTCATTGTTCACATCAAG GAGGCCCATGGTCTGACTCCAACTGATGAGCAGTCACTGACGTCTGACCCCTACATCAAGCTGACCCTGCTGCCGGAGAAGAAGCACAGGGTGAAGACAAGAGTCCTTCGGAAGACTCTGGACCCGGCCTTCGATGAGACCTTCAGCTTCTACGGGATCCCACTGGCTCGAGTGTCCGAGCTGGCCCTTCACTTCATGGTGCTGAGCTTTGACCGGTTCTCTCGTGACGAGGTCATTGGCGAGACCCTCGTACCTTTGTCTGGAATCGACTTGTCGGAGGGGCGTGTCCTAATGAGCAGAGAGATTATCAAGAGGAACGTCAAG AAGTCCTTGGGTCGAGGAGAACTGCTGCTGTCTCTGTGCTACCAGTCCACCACCAACACTCTGACTGTGGTGGTCCTGAAAGCTCGGCATCTTCCCAAGACTGAAAACAACGGTCCTACCG ATCCATACGTCAAAGTGAATATGTACCAAGGAAAGAAGCGCATATGCAAGAAGAAGACCCACGTGAAGAAATGCTCCCCCAACCCGGTCTTCAACGAGCTCTTTGTGTTTGATCTGCCCTCCGAAGAGGGCCTGAGGGACACCAGCGTAGAGCTGCTCCTGATGGACTCAGACAATGGCTCCTCACGCAACCCCAACACCGTAATCGGCCGCCTGGTGCTGGGCACGTCGGCAGCGGGAACGGCCGGTGAGCACTGGAGAGAGATCTGCGACCACCCGCGTCGCCAGATTGCCAAATGGCACACCATGTCGGAGGAATAA